Proteins found in one Pelmatolapia mariae isolate MD_Pm_ZW linkage group LG7, Pm_UMD_F_2, whole genome shotgun sequence genomic segment:
- the usp3 gene encoding ubiquitin carboxyl-terminal hydrolase 3: protein MECPHLSSNISGAFDSSRFPNGTPSSWCCNVCRSNKSPWICLTCLMVHCGRYVNGHAKKHFEENQILCVSQRKGEKHEKEKIHHSVCMDCSSYSVFCYRCDEFVVNDTKLGQVQKLREHLQSLENSALMGERQRKRKLQDSPAGDGKLLKDSDGVALGATGLRNLGNTCFMNAILQSLSNIEQFSCYFKELPAVALRSGKTAGRRMYHTRSQGDNSVSLVEEFRKTLCSLWQGNQTAFSPDSLFYAIWKIMPSFRGYQQQDAHEFMRYLLDHLHRELQYSRNGASHPVSPQDGVRLSSTDGKCCTNGTASVVTSIFGGILQNEVNCLICGTESRKFDPFLDLSLDIPSQFRQKRNKDQEPVPTCTLRDCLHSFTDLEELDDTELYYCHKCKKRQKSTKKFWIQKLPKVLCLHLKRFHWTAFLRNKVDTYVEFPLKGLDMRGYLLEPEKSLPGSCLYDLVAVVVHHGSGVGSGHYTAYGSHEGRWYHFNDSTVTLTNEDTVRKAKAYILFYVERTGQVPSDTSASNSTATNKPAVDVAAVDSVSPEIVSQDTVVAETVATDMDLADAASSHGDVVGKKEEEDVNKDMATLAEGDTVSVKAAADVDTSDKAATEESHQALQTVAQ from the exons ATGGAGTGCCCTCATCTGAGCTCAAACATAAGCGGTGCCTTTGATTCCTCCAGGTTCCCTAACGGTACTCCGTCCTCCTGGTGTTGCAACG tttgCAGGTCTAATAAAAGTCCATGGATTTGCCTTACCTGTCTGATGGTTCATTGTGGACG ATATGTCAATGGGCATGCAAAGAAACACTTTGAAGAGAATCAAATCCTTTGTGTTAGTCAAAGGAAGGGTGAGAaacatgaaaaagagaaaatccaTCATTCTGTTTGCATGGACTGCAGCAGCTACAGTGTGTTTTG TTACAGATGTGATGAATTTGTTGTGAACGACACCAAACTTGGACAAGTGCAGAAGTTGCGGGAACATCTTCAGAGTTTAGAAAA TTCAGCACTAATGGGTGAGCGACAGAGGAAAAGGAAACTTCAGGACAGCCCAGCAGGGGATGGCAAGCTGTTAAAAGACAGT GATGGCGTGGCTTTAGGTGCTACAGGCCTGCGCAACCTGGGAAACACATGCTTCATGAATGCCATTCTGCAGTCCCTCAG CAACATCGAGCAGTTCAGCTGCTATTTCAAGGAGCTGCCTGCTGTGGCTCTACGCAGTGGTAAGACGGCAGGAAGAAGGATGTACCACACCCGCAGCCAAGGGGACAACAGTGT ATCTTTGGTGGAGGAATTCAGGAAAACTCTCTGTTCCCTATGGCAAGGGAACCAGACCGCCTTCAGTCCAGACTCCTTGTTTTATGCCATATGGAAAATCATGCCAAGTTTCAG aggTTATCAGCAGCAGGATGCCCATGAATTCATGCGTTACCTACTGGACCACCTCCACAGGGAGCTACAGTACAGCCGTAATGGGGCGTCTCATCCAGTCTCACCTCAGGATGGAGTCAGACTCTCTAGTACAGATGGCAAATGCTGCAC AAATGGGACCGCAAGTGTTGTGACATCCATTTTTGGTGGTATACTTCAGAATGAAGTCAACTGCCTAATTTGTGGGACAGAATCTCGAAAGTTTGATCCATTTCTTG atcTGTCTTTGGACATTCCCAGTCAGTTCAGACAAAAGAGAAATAAGGACCAAGAGCCAGTGCCAACATGCACTCTACGTG ACTGCTTACATAGCTTCACCGACCTGGAAGAACTCGATGACACAGAGCTGTACTACTGCCATAAGtgtaaaaagagacagaaatccACCAAGAAGTTTTGGATCCAGAAGCTgccaaag GTTTTGTGCCTGCACCTAAAACGGTTCCACTGGACTGCCTTTTTGAGAAACAAGGTGGATACCTATGTAGAATTTCCACTGAAAGGTCTGGACATGAGAGGCTACTTACTTGAG CCAGAGAAGTCATTACCAGGGAGCTGCCTGTATGACCTTGTTGCTGTCGTGGTGCATCATGGATCTGG GGTTGGGTCGGGGCATTATACAGCATACGGCAGCCATGAGGGTCGCTGGTACCACTTCAACGACAGCACAGTGACTCTGACCAATGAGGATACAGTGAGGAAGGCCAAAGCCTACATCCTCTTCTACGTAGAGAGGACTGGTCAGGTGCCCTCTGACACAAGCGCATCAAACAGCACAGCCACAAATAAGCCTGCCGTGGACGTTGCAGCTGTGGACAGTGTTTCTCCAGAAATAGTTTCTCAGGACACAGTCGTAGCCGAGACAGTAGCTACAGATATGGATTTAGCGGACGCAGCATCGTCACACGGGGACGTCGTGggcaagaaagaggaggaagatgtGAACAAAGACATGGCTACACTGGCTGAGGGTGACACAGTatcagtgaaagctgcagcagaTGTAGATACCTCAGACAAGGCTGCAACAGAAGAATCTCACCAAGCTCTACAAACTGTTGCACAATAA
- the fbxl22 gene encoding F-box and leucine-rich protein 22, whose translation MHLIQLNRECLLHLFSFLDKDSRRSLSLTCHQLREVFLDPCLWNLLHFSSPCQLRKDNFVLGPSLRYLTISWYSSMVLQVCNIEDWLKSSFQKNICSKHESLVSTFLAHVCYMCPNLLSLTMSGCGHITDRDVISVLQCCRKLRYLHLENCVRITDCSLEGVVAHGDSLEEVKVDFCRNITQAGLQHCKEMKPVLQLTAERSADLIPDSKPEERVPIRKTLQKVLQNS comes from the exons ATGCATCTCATTCAGCTCAACCGTGAGTGTCTCCTTCACCTTTTCTCCTTCCTGGACAAGGACAGCCGGAGGAGTTTGTCCCTCACCTGTCATCAGCTGCGTGAGGTCTTCCTGGACCCCTGTCTCTGGAATCTACTCCACTTCAGCTCCCCTTGTCAGCTCAGGAAGGACAACTTTGTGTTGGGACCCTCGCTGCGTTACTTAACTATTAGTTGGTACTCCAGCATGGTCCTGCAAGTGTGCAACATCGAGGACTGGTTGAAGAGCTCTTTTCAGAAGAACATCTGCAGTAAACACGAAAGCCTGGTCAGCACGTTCCTGGCCCATGTCTGCTatat GTGCCCCAACTTGCTGTCGCTAACCATGTCTGGCTGTGGACACATCACTGACCGGGATGTGATTTCTGTGCTGCAGTGCTGCAGGAAGCTGCGCTACCTCCATCTAGAGAACTGCGTCCGCATTACTGACTGCAGCCTGGAGGGCGTGGTGGCTCACGGAGACAGTCTGGAGGAGGTAAAGGTGGACTTTTGTAGGAATATCACTCAGGCAGGGCTGCAGCACTGTAAGGAGATGAAGCCAGTCCTTCAACTGACTGCTGAGAGGAGCGCTGACTTGATCCCCGACAGCAAGCCTGAGGAGAGGGTACCAATCAGGAAGACACTGCAGAAGGTCCTGCAGAATTCCTGA